A genomic segment from Myxocyprinus asiaticus isolate MX2 ecotype Aquarium Trade chromosome 36, UBuf_Myxa_2, whole genome shotgun sequence encodes:
- the LOC127426951 gene encoding elastase-1-like, which translates to MALRSPFFSLLLMLLGLVLDRASTYAFNPSRLQQHKVLHLDWPKDCGLAHFKPNTVERIVSGNEARPHSWPWQVSLQVRPRGSKHYVHVCGGTLIHKNWVLTAAHCFQKGKAEDASSWRIVLGKHQLKRAESAERNFPVKRIYRHEHFRYPAHSELDYDIALVKAGTDIQTSNFIRYACLPRKQTNLKPGHYCWVTGWGDTRGGKENVSLAETLNQARLPVIDYKTCRQKKFWGDRVRDSMICAGFRDTEGTPAACQGDSGGPLLCQVGRDHWEVHGIVSFGPIGCTVENKPSVFTRTAAYIPWIEATRIRDFFLH; encoded by the exons ATGGCATTACGGAGCCCATTTTTTTCACTGCTGCTAATGCTGCTGGGTCTGGTGCTGGACAGAGCCTCCACCTATGCATTCAACCCCAGTCGTCTTCAACAGCACAAAGTCCTCCATCTCG ACTGGCCAAAGGACTGTGGCCTGGCTCATTTTAAACCAAATACAGTGGAGCGTATTGTGTCAGGCAACGAGGCAAGACCACATTCCTGGCCATGGCAGGTCTCACTGCAG GTTCGTCCCAGAGGCAGTAAACATTATGTTCACGTGTGTGGAGGAACTCTGATCCACAAGAACTGGGTTCTTACTGCTGCACATTGCTTCCAAAA aggCAAAGCAGAGGATGCTAGCAGCTGGCGCATCGTTTTGGGTAAGCATCAGCTGAAAAGAGCGGAGTCAGCTGAGCGTAATTTTCCCGTGAAGAGGATCTACAGGCACGAGCACTTTCGTTATCCAGCCCACAGTGAGCTGGACTATGACATTGCATTGGTCAAAGCTGGCACAGATATCCAGACCAGTAATTTCATCCGATACGCCTGCCTGCCGCGCAAGCAGACCAACCTTAAACCAGGGCACTACTGCTGGGTGACTGGCTGGGGAGACACACGAG GTGGAAAAGAAAACGTGTCACTTGCTGAGACACTGAACCAAGCTCGGCTCCCAGTCATTGACTACAAGACCTGCCGTCAGAAGAAGTTCTGGGGTGACCGTGTGAGAGACTCCATGATCTGCGCCGGGTTCCGTGACACAGAAGGAACCCCAGCCGCCTGTCAG GGTGATTCTGGTGGCCCTCTGCTGTGTCAGGTGGGGCGTGACCACTGGGAGGTTCATGGCATTGTGAGCTTTGGTCCCATTGGATGCACAGTGGAGAACAAGCCCAGTGTTTTCACCCGCACTGCAGCCTACATCCCATGGATAGAGGCCACTCGCATCAGAGACTTCTTCCTGCACTGA